In Natronomonas halophila, one DNA window encodes the following:
- a CDS encoding molybdopterin biosynthesis protein, with protein MNRKQFRDLADPEEAHEVIADLDLRPEDETVPLREARGRVLSERIDAELDVPGFDRASVDGYAVKAEDTFGADEADPNRLELVGEVHAGAEPDVEVGAGECAEISTGAVLPPGADAVVMVERTDTDGDTVLVRTSLAPGDRVMFAGADVAAGERALGPGTVLTPREIGLLSALGVDEVPVRGKPTVGIISTGDELVRPGDSLNSDAGEIYDVNSYTTATAVEEAGGEAKLYSHAGDDYEAMESVLREAAEECDLVLSSGSTSASAVDVIYRVVEETGELLLHGVAVKPGKPMLVGRLKGSAYVGLPGYPVSALTIFQTFVAPAIREAAGLPEPKTATVEGSMAVRERYSEGRLRYMPAGLVESGPTESARGGGEAAQREGNTLVYPVDKGSGATTSLVEADGVVAVPPDVEYLDEGERVEVQLFSTDVRAPAVFGAGEDDPALSRLLDDVTRPRYLSVGARQGLRRLRNGVTDVAVTTGDTEPADGVELGGWTREWGLVVPAGNPQGIDGLADIVDEEVRFVNRTTDAGLRTTLGNAVAELADERGVDRHDLVEAIDGFDFAVRAHESPARKVLAGKADAGLGLRATAERLGMDFVLCGEETVRVFAADERADKPGVQSLADAIADAESVFADLPGYEAR; from the coding sequence ATGAATAGAAAGCAGTTCCGCGACCTGGCCGACCCCGAGGAAGCCCACGAGGTCATCGCGGATTTGGACCTCCGACCTGAGGACGAGACCGTCCCGCTGCGCGAAGCACGAGGCCGCGTCCTTTCGGAGCGCATCGACGCCGAACTCGACGTGCCGGGGTTCGACCGCGCAAGCGTCGATGGTTACGCAGTCAAAGCCGAGGATACCTTCGGCGCCGACGAGGCCGACCCGAACCGACTCGAACTGGTCGGTGAGGTCCACGCCGGTGCCGAACCCGACGTAGAGGTGGGCGCCGGCGAATGTGCAGAAATATCGACAGGCGCCGTCCTCCCGCCGGGAGCCGACGCGGTGGTGATGGTCGAACGAACAGACACCGACGGCGACACGGTGCTGGTGCGCACGTCGCTCGCGCCGGGCGACCGCGTGATGTTCGCGGGCGCGGACGTCGCGGCCGGCGAGCGCGCGCTCGGCCCCGGAACGGTGCTGACGCCCCGAGAAATCGGCCTGCTGTCGGCGCTTGGCGTCGACGAGGTGCCGGTTCGCGGCAAGCCGACGGTCGGCATCATATCGACGGGCGACGAACTCGTCCGGCCCGGCGACTCGCTGAACAGCGACGCGGGCGAAATCTACGACGTCAACAGTTACACGACCGCGACGGCGGTCGAGGAGGCCGGCGGCGAGGCGAAACTCTACTCCCATGCTGGCGACGACTACGAGGCGATGGAATCCGTGCTCCGGGAGGCCGCCGAGGAATGCGACCTCGTGCTCTCCTCGGGGTCGACCTCCGCATCCGCGGTCGACGTCATCTACCGCGTCGTCGAGGAGACGGGCGAACTCCTGTTGCACGGTGTCGCGGTCAAGCCCGGCAAGCCGATGCTGGTCGGCCGACTCAAAGGCTCCGCGTACGTCGGCCTGCCGGGGTATCCCGTCTCGGCGCTGACCATCTTCCAGACGTTCGTCGCGCCCGCGATTCGGGAGGCCGCTGGCCTGCCCGAACCCAAGACGGCGACCGTCGAAGGGTCGATGGCGGTCCGCGAACGGTACAGCGAGGGGCGCTTGCGGTACATGCCGGCCGGCCTCGTGGAGAGCGGGCCGACGGAGTCGGCCCGAGGAGGCGGCGAAGCCGCCCAACGCGAGGGAAACACGCTCGTCTACCCCGTCGACAAGGGCAGCGGCGCGACGACGAGTCTCGTAGAGGCCGACGGCGTCGTCGCCGTCCCGCCGGACGTCGAGTACCTCGACGAGGGCGAACGCGTCGAGGTACAGTTGTTCTCGACGGACGTGCGCGCGCCTGCAGTCTTCGGTGCCGGGGAGGACGACCCTGCACTCTCACGGCTTCTCGACGATGTCACCCGGCCGCGGTATCTCTCGGTCGGCGCGCGGCAGGGCCTCCGCCGACTTCGGAACGGGGTTACGGACGTCGCGGTCACGACGGGTGACACGGAACCCGCTGACGGCGTCGAATTGGGGGGCTGGACCCGCGAGTGGGGGCTCGTCGTGCCCGCCGGCAACCCGCAGGGCATCGACGGCCTCGCTGACATCGTGGACGAGGAGGTGCGGTTCGTCAATCGGACGACCGACGCCGGCCTGCGGACGACGCTCGGCAATGCCGTCGCGGAACTCGCCGACGAGCGGGGCGTCGACCGCCACGACCTCGTCGAGGCCATCGACGGCTTCGACTTCGCGGTGCGCGCCCACGAGTCGCCCGCCCGAAAAGTGCTCGCGGGGAAAGCCGACGCCGGCCTCGGCCTCCGGGCGACAGCCGAACGCCTCGGAATGGACTTCGTCCTCTGTGGCGAGGAGACCGTCCGGGTCTTCGCGGCCGACGAGCGCGCCGACAAGCCCGGCGTCCAGTCGCTGGCCGACGCCATCGCCGACGCCGAATCCGTGTTCGCGGACCTGCCGGGCTACGAGGCCCGATAG
- the glp gene encoding gephyrin-like molybdotransferase Glp, whose product MSDVRESGFKERTRVAAAREELLDIAPIDRTERVSLSVCDGRTLAEPVDAARNVPHYPRAAMDGWAVRAEDTFGASDRSPAILRPGESVGPDTATRVHTGSELPEGADAVVMVEQTEQLAGELEVFDAVAEGENVAPVGEDVDEGQRLYDPGHQLRPSDLGLLKATGIDTVEVVAEPEVAVIPTGEELVQADPDPGEVIETNRFTVSRLAERWGADVKRRNIVTDDHEALRAAVQRDLTRDVVVTTGGSSVGERDLIPEVVDELGEILVHGVALKPGHPVALGRVQDTTVVMLPGYPVAAIVNAVQFLRPLIKHLGRMPLNPPPTREATLTRKIRSEPGVRTFVRVKLDEPESGLEATPTRASGSGVLSSVALADGWVVVEESREGVPEGETVAVQNWEYHE is encoded by the coding sequence ATGAGCGACGTACGCGAATCGGGATTCAAAGAGCGGACGCGGGTCGCCGCCGCCCGCGAGGAACTGCTCGATATCGCCCCGATAGACCGCACCGAACGGGTGTCGCTGTCCGTCTGCGACGGCCGGACGCTGGCGGAACCGGTCGACGCCGCCCGGAACGTCCCCCACTATCCACGGGCCGCGATGGACGGGTGGGCGGTCCGCGCGGAGGACACCTTCGGCGCTTCCGACCGCTCGCCCGCCATCCTACGCCCCGGCGAATCGGTCGGCCCCGACACCGCAACACGGGTCCACACCGGCAGCGAACTGCCTGAGGGCGCAGACGCCGTCGTGATGGTCGAACAGACCGAACAACTCGCGGGCGAACTGGAGGTGTTCGACGCCGTCGCCGAGGGTGAAAACGTCGCGCCGGTCGGCGAGGACGTCGACGAGGGCCAGCGGCTCTACGACCCCGGCCATCAGTTGCGCCCTTCAGACCTCGGCCTGCTGAAGGCCACCGGCATCGACACCGTCGAAGTCGTCGCCGAACCCGAAGTCGCCGTGATTCCGACCGGCGAGGAACTCGTGCAGGCCGACCCCGACCCCGGCGAGGTTATCGAGACGAACCGCTTTACCGTCTCGCGACTCGCCGAGCGCTGGGGCGCCGACGTGAAGCGGCGTAACATCGTGACCGACGACCACGAGGCCCTGCGGGCGGCCGTCCAGCGGGACCTGACGCGCGACGTGGTCGTCACGACCGGCGGCTCCTCCGTTGGCGAGCGGGACCTCATCCCCGAGGTGGTCGACGAACTGGGCGAGATACTCGTCCACGGCGTCGCCCTCAAGCCCGGTCATCCGGTCGCGCTCGGCCGCGTACAGGACACCACCGTCGTCATGCTGCCGGGCTATCCCGTCGCGGCCATCGTCAACGCCGTCCAGTTCTTGCGGCCCCTTATCAAGCATCTCGGTCGGATGCCGCTGAATCCGCCGCCGACGCGGGAGGCGACGCTGACCCGAAAGATTCGAAGCGAACCCGGCGTTCGGACGTTCGTGCGGGTGAAATTAGACGAGCCCGAATCCGGCCTCGAAGCGACGCCCACTCGCGCCAGCGGCTCGGGCGTCCTCTCAAGCGTCGCCTTGGCCGACGGCTGGGTCGTCGTCGAGGAAAGCCGGGAGGGGGTTCCCGAAGGCGAAACCGTTGCGGTCCAAAACTGGGAGTACCATGAATAG
- a CDS encoding Hsp20/alpha crystallin family protein, translating into MQLREALGELPETVFADLLENEEAYLLVIDLPGSTSETVDVRLEDGRLRIEARREKDVPRSFRYVTEERSLFLDAELPLPSDVSGGGAEAEVEKGVLTIRLPKSTDEGGQHIPVS; encoded by the coding sequence ATGCAACTTCGTGAGGCGTTGGGCGAACTCCCGGAGACGGTTTTTGCCGACCTGCTGGAGAACGAGGAGGCCTATCTGCTCGTCATCGACCTGCCGGGGTCGACGTCGGAGACCGTCGACGTCCGCCTCGAGGACGGCCGCCTTCGCATCGAGGCCCGCCGCGAGAAGGACGTCCCGCGGTCGTTCCGGTACGTGACCGAGGAACGGTCCCTCTTTCTGGATGCTGAACTCCCGCTGCCGTCGGACGTCTCCGGCGGCGGTGCCGAGGCGGAAGTCGAGAAAGGCGTCCTCACGATTCGCCTGCCGAAATCGACCGACGAGGGCGGCCAGCATATCCCCGTCTCGTGA